A section of the Microbulbifer pacificus genome encodes:
- the pelA gene encoding pectate lyase: protein MTFPRVNAARCLALGVMLLATAGCGAKNAPAESSSTQPDPLASLQPARDMAAYRAISDKLYRLDQDAIKRELASAGLAKSTKPAKDKLFGFDIKKAVSDRGFIASSEGRALADSLLTFQTPSGGWSKRTDMSMPRQPGQQFGTEKDYVPTFDNYATSTQFWVMVNACNALDDRRYCDSASRALNYILLAQYPNGGWPQNFPLRGKYHDDITFNDDAIANLLRVVGAAAEGDERLAFISDELKAHASDSLQRALDMLVATQVKVDGEPTIWGAQHDPKTLEPTAARAFEPVALATSESADLVLFLMSLQNPPENIRSAIDSAHRWFEQHQITGLRYRRGDELPALVPEQDADPLWARFYDIDSDRPVFGDRDGEVYFELEKVSAERRAGYGWYSEQPYKVLKEYRKWKQ from the coding sequence ATGACATTCCCCCGCGTGAACGCCGCCCGCTGTCTTGCGCTCGGCGTTATGCTGCTGGCCACCGCCGGTTGCGGAGCTAAAAACGCCCCGGCTGAATCTTCCAGCACCCAGCCCGACCCGCTGGCCAGCCTGCAGCCTGCCCGCGATATGGCGGCATACCGGGCCATCTCGGATAAGCTCTACCGTTTGGATCAGGACGCGATCAAGCGTGAACTGGCCAGTGCCGGGCTGGCGAAAAGCACCAAGCCCGCCAAGGACAAGCTGTTCGGTTTTGATATCAAAAAGGCGGTAAGCGACCGCGGCTTTATTGCAAGCAGCGAAGGGCGGGCGCTGGCGGATAGTCTGCTCACCTTCCAGACCCCCTCTGGCGGCTGGTCCAAGCGCACCGATATGAGCATGCCGCGGCAACCGGGCCAGCAGTTTGGCACCGAAAAGGATTACGTTCCCACCTTTGACAACTATGCAACCAGTACCCAGTTCTGGGTCATGGTGAATGCCTGTAACGCGCTCGACGACCGCCGCTACTGCGACTCCGCCAGCCGTGCGCTCAACTACATCCTGCTGGCACAGTATCCCAACGGTGGCTGGCCGCAGAACTTCCCGTTGCGCGGCAAGTATCACGACGACATCACCTTCAACGACGACGCCATCGCCAATTTGCTGCGAGTGGTGGGGGCGGCGGCTGAGGGTGACGAGCGCCTGGCATTTATCAGCGACGAACTGAAGGCGCACGCTAGCGACAGCCTGCAGCGCGCACTGGATATGCTGGTCGCGACCCAGGTCAAGGTAGATGGCGAGCCCACCATCTGGGGCGCGCAACACGATCCGAAAACCCTGGAGCCCACCGCCGCGCGCGCGTTTGAGCCGGTGGCGCTGGCCACCAGCGAAAGTGCAGACCTGGTGCTGTTCCTGATGAGCCTGCAGAACCCGCCGGAAAATATCCGCAGTGCCATCGACAGCGCGCACCGCTGGTTTGAGCAACACCAGATTACCGGCCTGCGCTACCGCCGCGGTGACGAATTGCCGGCACTGGTACCCGAGCAAGACGCGGACCCGCTGTGGGCACGTTTTTACGATATCGACAGCGACCGCCCGGTATTCGGTGACCGCGACGGCGAAGTGTATTTCGAGCTTGAGAAGGTGTCCGCCGAGCGCCGCGCCGGATACGGCTGGTATTCCGAGCAGCCGTATAAAGTGCTGAAGGAATACCGCAAGTGGAAGCAGTGA
- a CDS encoding cytochrome d ubiquinol oxidase subunit II: MNEVISHSGDWLPVIFIALMGIAVLAYAILDGYDLGVGILLPMGADDELQRDTMIASIGPFWDANETWLVLAIGLLLIAFPTAHSLILMHLYLPVAIMLIGLIMRGVAFDFRAKAAVDHKLAWDRTFKIGSLLTTLTQGYMLGQYVMGFDQSLPSQLFCTVSALGVTAAYSYIGAAWLVLKTEHQLQSRAVRWTLVAGRATLVGVIAVCAINPLVNPGVFDRWFTFPLVMFVLLIPVLCFLGFIGNDILLRRLPKAGDRHSAIPFAIVVAIFVLCFSGLGFSFFPEIVPGKLDIWEAASARESLQFILVGAVIVIPVILMYTAFSYRVFRGKATELHYH, encoded by the coding sequence ATGAACGAAGTAATCAGCCATAGCGGCGACTGGCTGCCGGTGATTTTCATTGCCCTGATGGGCATCGCGGTGCTGGCCTATGCGATTCTCGATGGCTACGACCTGGGTGTGGGTATCCTGCTGCCGATGGGCGCAGACGACGAGTTGCAGCGGGATACCATGATTGCCTCCATCGGCCCCTTCTGGGACGCGAATGAGACCTGGCTGGTACTGGCGATCGGCCTGCTGCTGATCGCCTTTCCCACCGCCCACAGCCTGATTCTGATGCACCTGTATCTTCCGGTGGCCATCATGCTGATCGGCCTGATCATGCGCGGGGTGGCGTTCGACTTCCGCGCCAAGGCGGCGGTGGACCACAAGCTCGCCTGGGATCGCACCTTCAAGATCGGCTCGCTGCTGACCACCCTCACCCAGGGTTATATGCTCGGGCAGTATGTGATGGGCTTTGACCAGAGCCTGCCGTCGCAGCTGTTTTGCACGGTGTCCGCACTGGGAGTCACTGCCGCTTACAGTTATATCGGCGCCGCCTGGCTGGTGTTGAAAACCGAGCACCAGCTACAAAGTCGCGCGGTGCGCTGGACCCTTGTCGCCGGCCGCGCAACGCTGGTGGGTGTCATCGCGGTGTGCGCGATCAACCCGCTGGTAAACCCCGGGGTGTTCGACCGCTGGTTTACCTTTCCGCTGGTGATGTTCGTGCTGCTGATACCGGTACTCTGCTTTCTCGGTTTTATTGGCAATGACATCCTGTTGCGCAGGCTGCCAAAAGCCGGTGACCGCCACAGCGCCATTCCCTTCGCCATCGTTGTGGCGATTTTCGTACTGTGTTTCAGCGGCCTGGGGTTCAGCTTCTTTCCGGAAATCGTGCCGGGCAAGCTCGACATCTGGGAGGCCGCCAGCGCGCGGGAATCACTGCAATTTATCCTGGTAGGCGCGGTGATCGTAATTCCCGTAATCCTGATGTACACCGCCTTTTCCTACCGGGTGTTTCGCGGCAAGGCCACGGAGCTGCACTACCACTGA